The Streptomyces sp. NBC_01268 genome window below encodes:
- the eno gene encoding phosphopyruvate hydratase, which yields MLVPSIDVVVAREILDSRGNPTVEVEVGLDDGSTGRAAVPSGASTGAFEALELRDGDPNRYQGKGVEKAVLAVIEQIGPELVGYDATEQRLIDQAMFDLDATPDKSSLGANAILGVSLAVAHAASEASDLPLFRYLGGPNAHLLPVPMMNILNGGSHADSNVDIQEFMIAPIGAESFSEALRWGTEVYHTLKKVLKEKGLSTGLGDEGGFAPNLDSNRAALDLILEAIKQAGYVPGKDIALALDCAASEFYKDGTYEFEGKSRSAAEMTEYYEELVSAYPLVSIEDPLFEDDWAGWKVITDKLGSKVQLVGDDLFVTNPERLARGIEEGSANALLVKVNQIGSLTETLDAVELAQRSGFKCMMSHRSGETEDVTIADLAVATNCGQIKTGAPARSERVAKYNQLLRIEEILDDAAVYAGRSAFPRFKG from the coding sequence ATGCTCGTGCCGTCCATCGACGTCGTCGTAGCCCGGGAAATCCTGGACTCCCGAGGCAACCCCACGGTCGAGGTCGAGGTCGGCCTCGACGACGGCAGCACCGGTCGTGCTGCCGTGCCGTCCGGTGCCTCCACCGGTGCGTTCGAGGCCCTTGAGCTCCGCGACGGTGACCCCAACCGTTACCAGGGCAAGGGTGTCGAGAAGGCCGTCCTCGCGGTCATCGAGCAGATCGGCCCGGAGCTCGTCGGCTACGACGCCACCGAGCAGCGTCTGATCGACCAGGCGATGTTCGACCTGGACGCCACCCCGGACAAGTCCTCGCTCGGCGCCAACGCCATCCTCGGCGTCTCCCTCGCCGTCGCGCACGCCGCCTCCGAGGCCTCGGACCTGCCGCTCTTCCGCTACCTCGGCGGCCCGAACGCGCACCTGCTGCCCGTTCCGATGATGAACATCCTGAACGGCGGCTCGCACGCCGACTCCAACGTGGACATCCAGGAGTTCATGATCGCGCCGATCGGCGCGGAGTCCTTCTCCGAGGCCCTGCGCTGGGGCACCGAGGTCTACCACACCCTCAAGAAGGTGCTGAAGGAGAAGGGCCTGTCCACCGGCCTCGGCGACGAGGGCGGCTTCGCCCCGAACCTGGACTCCAACCGCGCCGCGCTCGACCTCATCCTCGAGGCCATCAAGCAGGCCGGCTACGTCCCGGGCAAGGACATCGCGCTCGCGCTCGACTGCGCCGCCTCCGAGTTCTACAAGGACGGCACGTACGAGTTCGAGGGCAAGTCCCGCTCGGCCGCCGAGATGACCGAGTACTACGAGGAGCTCGTCTCCGCGTACCCGCTGGTCTCCATCGAGGACCCGCTGTTCGAGGACGACTGGGCCGGCTGGAAGGTCATCACCGACAAGCTGGGCAGCAAGGTGCAGCTGGTCGGCGACGACCTGTTCGTCACCAACCCCGAGCGCCTCGCCCGCGGCATCGAGGAGGGCTCCGCGAACGCCCTCCTGGTCAAGGTCAACCAGATCGGCTCGCTGACCGAGACCCTCGACGCCGTCGAGCTGGCCCAGCGCAGCGGCTTCAAGTGCATGATGTCGCACCGCTCCGGCGAGACCGAGGACGTCACCATCGCCGACCTGGCCGTCGCCACCAACTGCGGCCAGATCAAGACCGGCGCCCCGGCCCGCTCCGAGCGCGTCGCCAAGTACAACCAGCTGCTGCGCATCGAGGAGATCCTCGACGACGCCGCGGTGTACGCCGGCCGCAGCGCCTTCCCGCGCTTCAAGGGCTGA
- a CDS encoding transglycosylase family protein, with the protein MLFSGNKGKHRRPSKATRVATLVGVTGVAVAAPLMAAGTASAATASEWDAVAACESGGNWSINTGNGYYGGLQFSASTWAAYGGTAYAATANQASKSQQIAIAEKVLAGQGKGAWPSCGVGLSSASYDGGSASSSSSSSSSSSSSSSSSSSSSSSKRSTEQPTTRSEQRQAPKTTSKKTVSKKTVTTPTGKKVKKGDGEYKVVAGDTLSKIAQAHGVKGGWAKLFELNKDVVENADLIYPGQQLHLK; encoded by the coding sequence ATGCTGTTTTCCGGTAACAAGGGCAAACACCGTCGTCCCTCCAAGGCCACCCGCGTCGCCACGCTCGTCGGCGTCACCGGTGTCGCCGTCGCCGCCCCGCTGATGGCCGCGGGCACCGCCTCGGCCGCCACCGCCTCCGAGTGGGACGCCGTCGCCGCGTGCGAGTCCGGCGGCAACTGGTCCATCAACACCGGCAACGGCTACTACGGCGGCCTTCAGTTCTCGGCCTCCACCTGGGCCGCGTACGGCGGCACCGCCTACGCCGCGACCGCCAACCAGGCGTCGAAGTCGCAGCAGATCGCCATCGCCGAGAAGGTCCTGGCCGGCCAGGGCAAGGGTGCGTGGCCGAGCTGTGGCGTGGGTCTCTCCAGCGCCTCCTACGACGGCGGCTCCGCCTCGTCGAGCTCCTCCAGCTCGTCGAGCTCCAGCTCCTCCTCGTCCTCCTCTTCCTCCTCGTCGTCGTCGAAGCGCTCCACCGAGCAGCCGACGACCCGCAGCGAGCAGCGCCAGGCGCCGAAGACCACGTCGAAGAAGACCGTCTCGAAGAAGACGGTCACCACTCCGACCGGCAAGAAGGTGAAGAAGGGCGACGGCGAGTACAAGGTCGTCGCCGGCGACACCCTCAGCAAGATCGCCCAGGCGCACGGCGTCAAGGGCGGCTGGGCCAAGCTGTTCGAGCTGAACAAGGACGTCGTCGAGAACGCCGACCTGATCTACCCGGGCCAGCAGCTCCACCTCAAGTGA
- a CDS encoding cytochrome P450 family protein, with protein MPDQPPAASVPPPAPELFTWEFATDPYPAYAWLREHAPVHRAKLPSGVEAWLVTRYADARQALADQRLSKNPAHHDEPAHAKGKTGIPGERKAELMTHLLNIDPPDHTRLRRLVSKAFTPRRVAEFAPRVQELTDRLIDAFVEKGSADLIHEFAFPLPIYAICDLLGVPSEDQDDFRDWAGMMIRHGGGPRGGVARSVKKMRGYLLELIHKKREAPGDDLISGLIKASDHGEHLTENEAAAMAFILLFAGFETTVNLIGNGVYALLRNPDQRARLQESVAAGETGLLETGVEELLRYDGPVEMATWRFATQALTIGGQEIPAGDPVLVVLAAADRDPARFDEPDTLDLARRDNQHLGYGHGIHYCLGAPLARLEGQTALATLLTRLPDLRLGADPEELRWRGGLIMRGLRTLPVEFSASHKGARD; from the coding sequence ATGCCCGACCAGCCCCCCGCCGCTTCCGTTCCGCCCCCCGCTCCCGAGCTCTTCACCTGGGAGTTCGCCACCGATCCGTACCCCGCCTACGCCTGGCTGCGCGAGCACGCGCCGGTGCACCGGGCGAAGCTGCCCAGCGGGGTGGAGGCCTGGCTGGTGACCCGGTACGCGGACGCGCGGCAGGCGCTCGCCGACCAGCGGCTGTCGAAGAACCCGGCGCACCACGACGAGCCGGCGCACGCCAAGGGCAAGACGGGCATTCCGGGCGAGCGCAAGGCCGAGCTGATGACCCACCTGCTCAACATCGACCCGCCGGACCACACCCGGCTGCGGCGGCTCGTGTCGAAGGCGTTCACCCCGCGCCGGGTGGCGGAGTTCGCGCCGCGCGTGCAGGAGCTCACGGACCGGCTCATCGACGCCTTCGTGGAGAAGGGGAGCGCGGACCTCATTCACGAGTTCGCCTTCCCGCTCCCCATCTACGCGATCTGCGACCTGCTGGGCGTGCCGAGCGAGGACCAGGACGACTTCCGGGACTGGGCCGGGATGATGATCCGGCACGGCGGCGGGCCGCGCGGCGGGGTGGCGCGCTCGGTGAAGAAGATGCGCGGCTATCTGCTCGAACTGATCCACAAGAAGCGCGAGGCCCCGGGGGACGACCTGATCTCCGGGCTCATCAAGGCCTCCGACCACGGCGAGCACCTCACCGAGAACGAGGCCGCCGCGATGGCCTTCATCCTTCTCTTCGCCGGATTCGAGACCACGGTCAACCTCATCGGCAACGGCGTGTACGCGCTGCTGCGCAACCCGGACCAGCGGGCGCGGCTCCAGGAGTCGGTCGCCGCGGGCGAGACGGGGCTGCTGGAGACGGGCGTCGAGGAGCTGCTGCGGTACGACGGGCCGGTCGAGATGGCGACCTGGCGCTTCGCCACCCAGGCGCTGACGATCGGCGGGCAGGAGATCCCGGCCGGCGACCCGGTCCTGGTGGTGCTGGCCGCCGCCGACCGCGACCCGGCGCGCTTCGACGAGCCCGACACCCTGGATCTGGCGCGGCGTGACAACCAGCATCTCGGGTACGGGCACGGCATCCACTACTGCCTGGGGGCTCCGCTGGCGCGCCTGGAGGGACAGACGGCGCTGGCGACGCTGCTGACTCGCCTGCCGGACCTGCGACTTGGGGCCGATCCGGAGGAACTGCGGTGGCGCGGTGGGCTGATCATGCGTGGCCTGCGCACGCTTCCGGTGGAGTTCAGCGCTTCCCACAAAGGGGCCCGCGACTGA
- a CDS encoding LamG-like jellyroll fold domain-containing protein, with product MVPALGLAAAAPAAASGTRISADGDLGTQQVLFRSGTAGYGCFRIPTLVKTAKGSLLAFAEGRTSPSCADRGPIDIVMRRSTNDGRTWSPIRVVLSGTETDPDAPHVRGNPSPVADEDGTVLLLSNSETSTPVSTRMSWVQQSDDDGLSFGAPRAVPRLTTSGRKWFGTGPSHGIQIQEGPHAGRLVVGAYETASDTAGAEDQRAGVLYSDDHGRNWTASVTENSFLRAEDLPALPPGTTADAPVAKPGEPVVAELPGGQVYVSARSPYDVRVSATDATQVEGHRTHTSAVDDTTGALKVPKLGLTRGFKGPDVQVGLLAPRQTYRSRPGDLLLMSTPSHMTLRQGMRIRYSDDRGETWQDAPGGQVAKVLGDRAGYSDLAELSAGEIGMVHEGGQTFSAEHVYFTRFTVGELGIPGTFAAQGTALPQTSPAAGRTSPDTTVQADDAYLGSGATLAPGAQFGTRSFGQGLKLDGGAGGNAGSADLPYAPELDPGAGDVTYSLFFRYDATAATPQQTLLWAYGVGDPRPQVWVRVQPQNDQVMARVEGDSGQHVTLTLKAPAHPTAKAFGDGLWHHLVLTRQGAAVTLRVDGLSAQDTRTDVGRLAPARTADPSGIRLGDKPGTDATDGFTGTLDEFRLYGTVLSDQDREALRGARPEDVAPAALKAHLPFEVIDTADPVALVNTRIQDDVSGHCADGTVLGTTSTESAVVKGRIGGGALAVGPNLPGVEVPYVPAVDNGTGEFTFALWFRYDSTANPQDAALLWAYGSTSGKPSLWVRAKPSADRLTARLETAGASIPLDVIDTRTDRVAFGDNAWHLLTLTRKKATPEAGATTVTLRVDNGTPTTAEGLTGSFTDGIAAPEGFRVGSKPTGTDVLTGQLDDFRYYKRALTATEETGLYNTAVGGSSAPRDPYVWWTMEGGHTEQHLVTRPADDPAARATPDASRHCGHGVVRPGATVTDTGGRFGRGLDLDGRTGAVELPYGEDRALGSGDFTLATWVRFRQADNTSPVLVWAYGTGTSERQLWIRALSQENKVVAHVQTDRGITGLEAAAPAGTVFGDGTWRHVVLRRQGGTLTLSVGDGTALQSVATGAVSGAVTSEDGFDVRGLQLGARPDSVGADKDRLTGSLDEFTLIRRHLTDAEITTVGGPLPVDSTTVVRLAFDQLTAKGVYARL from the coding sequence ATGGTGCCCGCGCTCGGCCTCGCCGCCGCGGCACCCGCAGCCGCGAGCGGCACCCGCATATCCGCCGACGGCGACCTCGGCACCCAGCAGGTCCTCTTCCGCTCCGGGACCGCCGGCTACGGCTGCTTCCGCATCCCGACCCTGGTGAAGACCGCCAAGGGCTCCCTGCTCGCCTTCGCCGAGGGCCGCACCTCCCCCTCGTGCGCGGACCGCGGCCCCATCGACATCGTGATGCGCCGCTCCACCAACGACGGACGCACCTGGTCCCCGATCCGGGTCGTCCTCTCCGGCACCGAGACCGACCCGGACGCACCGCACGTGCGCGGCAACCCCTCGCCGGTCGCCGACGAGGACGGCACCGTCCTGCTCCTCTCCAACTCCGAGACCTCCACCCCGGTCAGCACCCGCATGTCCTGGGTGCAGCAGAGCGACGACGACGGCCTGAGCTTCGGCGCCCCGCGGGCCGTTCCGCGCCTGACGACGAGCGGCCGGAAGTGGTTCGGCACCGGCCCCTCGCACGGCATCCAGATCCAGGAGGGCCCGCACGCCGGGCGCCTGGTCGTCGGCGCCTACGAGACCGCGAGCGACACCGCCGGGGCCGAGGACCAGCGGGCCGGCGTCCTCTACAGCGACGACCACGGCCGGAACTGGACCGCGAGCGTCACGGAGAACTCCTTCCTGCGCGCCGAGGACCTGCCCGCGCTGCCGCCCGGCACCACCGCGGACGCCCCCGTCGCCAAGCCCGGCGAGCCGGTGGTGGCCGAACTGCCCGGCGGCCAGGTCTACGTCAGCGCCCGCAGCCCCTACGACGTACGGGTCAGCGCGACCGACGCCACCCAGGTGGAGGGCCACCGCACCCACACGAGCGCCGTCGACGACACGACCGGCGCCCTCAAGGTGCCGAAGCTGGGGCTGACCAGGGGATTCAAGGGGCCGGACGTGCAGGTCGGCCTGCTCGCACCCCGCCAGACCTACCGCAGCCGCCCCGGCGACCTCCTCCTCATGTCGACGCCCTCGCACATGACGCTGCGCCAGGGCATGCGGATCCGCTACTCCGACGACCGCGGGGAGACCTGGCAGGACGCCCCCGGCGGGCAGGTCGCCAAGGTGCTCGGGGACCGGGCCGGCTACTCCGACCTGGCCGAGCTGTCCGCCGGCGAGATCGGCATGGTGCACGAGGGCGGCCAGACCTTCTCGGCCGAGCACGTCTACTTCACCCGCTTCACCGTCGGCGAGCTCGGCATCCCCGGCACCTTCGCCGCCCAGGGCACCGCGCTACCGCAGACCTCCCCGGCCGCCGGCCGCACCAGCCCCGACACGACCGTCCAGGCCGACGACGCCTACCTCGGCAGCGGCGCCACGCTCGCCCCGGGCGCGCAGTTCGGCACGCGGAGCTTCGGGCAGGGCCTCAAGCTGGACGGCGGCGCCGGCGGCAACGCCGGCTCCGCCGACCTGCCGTACGCGCCCGAGCTCGACCCGGGCGCCGGGGACGTCACGTACTCCCTCTTCTTCCGGTACGACGCCACCGCCGCCACCCCGCAGCAGACCCTGCTGTGGGCGTACGGGGTCGGCGACCCCCGGCCGCAGGTGTGGGTCCGGGTGCAGCCGCAGAACGACCAGGTCATGGCCCGGGTCGAGGGCGACAGCGGGCAGCACGTCACGCTGACCCTCAAGGCTCCCGCGCACCCGACCGCGAAGGCCTTCGGCGACGGCCTCTGGCACCACCTGGTCCTCACCCGCCAGGGCGCCGCCGTCACCCTCCGGGTCGACGGCCTCTCCGCCCAGGACACCCGCACCGACGTCGGCCGGCTCGCCCCGGCGCGCACCGCCGACCCGTCCGGCATCCGCCTCGGCGACAAGCCCGGCACGGACGCCACCGACGGGTTCACCGGCACCCTCGACGAGTTCCGGCTGTACGGCACGGTCCTGTCCGACCAGGACCGGGAGGCCCTGCGCGGGGCGCGGCCCGAGGACGTGGCCCCGGCCGCGCTGAAGGCCCACCTCCCCTTCGAGGTGATCGACACCGCCGACCCGGTCGCCCTCGTGAACACCCGCATCCAGGACGACGTCTCCGGCCACTGCGCCGACGGCACCGTGCTCGGCACCACCAGCACCGAGAGCGCGGTCGTCAAGGGCCGCATCGGAGGCGGCGCCCTCGCCGTCGGCCCGAACCTGCCGGGCGTGGAGGTGCCCTACGTCCCCGCCGTCGACAACGGCACGGGCGAGTTCACCTTCGCCCTCTGGTTCCGTTACGACTCCACGGCGAACCCGCAGGACGCGGCGCTGCTCTGGGCGTACGGGTCCACCTCGGGCAAGCCCTCGCTGTGGGTGCGGGCCAAGCCGTCCGCCGACCGGCTGACGGCCCGCCTGGAGACCGCCGGCGCCTCGATCCCGCTCGACGTGATCGACACGAGGACCGACCGGGTCGCGTTCGGCGACAACGCCTGGCACCTGCTGACCCTGACCCGCAAGAAGGCCACCCCGGAGGCCGGGGCGACCACCGTCACCCTGCGCGTCGACAACGGCACCCCCACCACCGCCGAGGGCCTGACCGGCTCCTTCACGGACGGCATCGCCGCCCCCGAGGGCTTCCGCGTCGGCTCCAAGCCCACCGGCACCGACGTCCTCACCGGCCAGCTCGACGACTTCCGCTACTACAAGCGGGCCCTGACGGCGACCGAGGAGACCGGCCTCTACAACACGGCCGTCGGCGGATCGAGCGCCCCGCGCGACCCGTACGTCTGGTGGACCATGGAGGGCGGCCACACCGAGCAGCACCTGGTGACCCGGCCCGCCGACGACCCGGCCGCCCGCGCCACCCCCGACGCCTCCCGGCACTGCGGCCACGGCGTCGTGCGCCCCGGCGCCACCGTCACCGACACCGGCGGCCGGTTCGGCCGCGGCCTCGACCTCGACGGGAGGACCGGCGCCGTGGAGCTCCCCTACGGGGAGGACCGGGCGCTCGGCTCGGGCGACTTCACCCTGGCGACCTGGGTGCGCTTCCGGCAGGCCGACAACACCAGCCCGGTGCTCGTCTGGGCGTACGGGACCGGTACCTCGGAACGCCAGCTGTGGATCCGCGCCCTCTCCCAGGAGAACAAGGTCGTCGCCCACGTCCAGACCGACCGGGGCATCACCGGCCTGGAGGCGGCGGCCCCGGCCGGGACCGTCTTCGGCGACGGCACCTGGCGGCACGTCGTGCTGCGCCGGCAGGGCGGCACGCTGACCCTGTCGGTCGGCGACGGCACCGCCCTGCAGTCCGTGGCGACCGGTGCCGTCTCCGGTGCCGTGACCTCCGAGGACGGCTTCGACGTGCGCGGCCTCCAGCTCGGGGCGCGCCCCGACAGCGTGGGGGCGGACAAGGACCGGCTGACGGGCTCGCTGGACGAGTTCACGCTGATCCGGCGCCACCTGACGGACGCGGAGATCACCACCGTGGGCGGTCCGCTCCCGGTCGACAGCACCACCGTGGTCCGGCTGGCCTTCGACCAGCTGACGGCGAAGGGCGTGTACGCCCGGCTGTAG
- a CDS encoding globin domain-containing protein yields MLRSTFAVVERRAEHAVTFFYSHLFWNNPGMRALFPQDLAPQRDRLFAALTHVVTHLEEPRLAHYLRELGRDHRKFLATPALYSAVGTSLLAAFAHASGPAWTIEAEKAWTEAYGRVAELMAAGAEESEKEGQPAWWDADVVGHERYGDDLALLTLRPRRPYPYLPGQYVSVSTLHVPRVWRTYSLANAPRADGTLELHVSRVTGGPMSTALTELLRVGETLRLSSPGGALTARTPPGKPRTYIAAGTGWAPVRALLEEAAEDEPELEGRLFVVARAKEYLYGRPDAERLCALIPGLHVTYITAAPRRPRDQATERLVQALRAAVHWPAHDVYLAGPPGFLGEVAEELEELGTDPARVFHDTLPAVGRYTTRPNTRAEWLIEPPPLHWHNPEARAPRER; encoded by the coding sequence TTGCTCAGAAGTACGTTCGCGGTCGTCGAGAGACGGGCCGAGCACGCCGTCACCTTCTTCTACTCGCACCTCTTCTGGAACAACCCGGGCATGCGCGCGCTCTTCCCCCAGGACCTGGCCCCCCAGCGCGACCGCCTCTTCGCCGCCCTCACCCATGTGGTGACCCACCTGGAGGAGCCGCGACTCGCCCACTACCTGCGCGAACTGGGCCGCGACCACCGCAAGTTCCTCGCCACGCCCGCCCTCTACTCCGCCGTCGGCACCAGCCTGCTCGCCGCCTTCGCGCACGCCTCGGGACCCGCCTGGACGATCGAGGCCGAGAAGGCCTGGACCGAGGCGTACGGGCGGGTCGCCGAGCTGATGGCGGCCGGCGCCGAGGAGTCCGAGAAGGAGGGGCAGCCGGCCTGGTGGGACGCCGACGTCGTCGGCCACGAGCGGTACGGGGACGACCTGGCCCTGCTGACCCTGCGGCCCCGCCGCCCCTACCCGTACCTGCCCGGGCAGTACGTCAGCGTCAGCACCCTCCACGTGCCCCGGGTCTGGCGCACCTACTCCCTCGCCAACGCGCCCCGCGCCGACGGCACCCTCGAACTCCACGTCAGCCGGGTCACGGGCGGCCCGATGAGCACCGCCCTCACCGAACTGCTGCGGGTCGGCGAGACACTGCGGCTCAGCAGCCCCGGCGGCGCGCTCACCGCCCGCACCCCGCCCGGAAAGCCCCGCACCTACATCGCGGCCGGCACCGGCTGGGCACCCGTGCGGGCCCTCCTGGAGGAGGCCGCCGAGGACGAACCCGAGCTGGAGGGGCGCCTGTTCGTCGTCGCCCGGGCCAAGGAGTACCTGTACGGGAGACCGGACGCCGAGCGGTTGTGCGCGCTCATACCCGGCCTGCACGTCACCTACATCACCGCCGCGCCCCGCCGCCCCCGCGACCAGGCCACCGAACGCCTCGTCCAGGCCCTCCGGGCGGCCGTCCACTGGCCGGCCCACGACGTCTACCTCGCCGGCCCGCCCGGCTTCCTCGGCGAGGTCGCCGAGGAACTGGAGGAGCTCGGCACCGACCCGGCGCGCGTCTTCCACGACACGCTCCCGGCCGTGGGCCGCTACACCACACGCCCCAACACCCGCGCGGAGTGGCTGATCGAGCCGCCCCCGCTGCACTGGCACAACCCGGAGGCCCGGGCCCCGCGCGAGAGATGA
- a CDS encoding nucleoside triphosphate pyrophosphohydrolase yields MNAQNPDPGRIVLLTASHRVAPGLLSWPAWQALRAADRVLCPDAGHPQLPYLREAGVDVELLRPSAQELVEACAGGRTVLVLPSGEGDAALTDGLARLAGSGRVAMPDLELLPGSYDLPGARLLDLVQVMDRIRRECPWSSRQTHEGLAKYAIEEAYELVEAIEDGDREALREELGDVLLQVVFHARIAQEDAEEPFSVDDVAGTIVEKLIHRHPHVFGDATAETPEEVKEHWLRTKAAEKRRESVTDGVPLGQPGLALAAKLAGRVRTAGLGVAPPTGDGIGYELLALAVRAEAAGVDPEAALRAAGRLYRDAIREAEGVGEGVGTE; encoded by the coding sequence GTGAACGCCCAGAACCCTGACCCCGGCCGCATCGTCCTGCTCACCGCCAGCCACCGCGTCGCGCCCGGGCTGCTGTCCTGGCCCGCCTGGCAGGCGCTGCGCGCGGCCGACCGGGTGCTGTGCCCCGACGCCGGCCACCCCCAGCTGCCGTATCTGCGCGAGGCCGGGGTCGACGTCGAGCTCCTGCGGCCCTCGGCCCAGGAGCTGGTCGAGGCGTGCGCGGGGGGCCGGACCGTCCTCGTGCTGCCGTCGGGGGAGGGGGACGCGGCGCTGACCGACGGCCTCGCCCGGCTCGCCGGTTCGGGCCGCGTGGCCATGCCCGACCTGGAGCTGCTGCCCGGCTCGTACGACCTTCCGGGGGCCCGGCTGCTCGACCTCGTGCAGGTCATGGACCGCATCCGGCGGGAGTGCCCGTGGTCCTCGCGGCAGACGCACGAGGGGCTGGCGAAGTACGCGATCGAGGAGGCGTACGAGCTCGTCGAGGCCATCGAGGACGGCGACCGGGAGGCGCTGCGCGAGGAGCTCGGCGACGTGCTGCTCCAGGTGGTGTTCCACGCCAGGATCGCGCAGGAGGACGCCGAGGAGCCGTTCTCCGTGGACGACGTGGCCGGGACGATCGTGGAGAAGCTGATCCACCGGCATCCGCACGTCTTCGGCGACGCGACCGCCGAGACGCCGGAGGAGGTCAAGGAGCACTGGCTGCGGACCAAGGCCGCCGAGAAGCGGCGGGAGTCCGTGACCGACGGGGTGCCGCTCGGGCAGCCGGGTCTCGCGCTCGCCGCGAAGCTGGCGGGCCGGGTGCGCACGGCCGGGCTGGGCGTCGCCCCGCCCACGGGGGACGGCATCGGGTACGAGCTGCTCGCCCTCGCGGTACGGGCGGAGGCCGCCGGGGTCGACCCGGAGGCGGCGCTGCGGGCGGCCGGCCGGCTCTACCGGGACGCGATCCGCGAGGCGGAGGGCGTCGGCGAGGGCGTCGGCACCGAGTAG
- a CDS encoding transglycosylase family protein: MRSGNGRHRRPRQAPALVVAAGVTGSAMALPLLATGSASAADAPTWDRVAECESGGAWSANFGNGLYGGLQFTQESWERHGGLAYAPSPDLASRAQQIAIADKALAAGDTQWATCAPIAGLKNDGKKPAVSPGPAVKPKASTGPVAESNRTDGQPAGSGTTATTPATPVTPATPSGGATTPPVTPATPDGSATPSTPVTPGTPDTSGTPGTPGTPGTTDPAAPGTGKHRGDAAPEDSGNSDTAPESGRHAAPTDGSTGEGADGAESTESAVTGEKSDNSGKADEYTVKPGDSLSDIAQENALPGGWAALYDANKNTVGADPDLIIPGQSLELKAESTVAAE; encoded by the coding sequence ATGCGCTCCGGGAACGGACGACACCGCAGACCCCGCCAGGCCCCCGCTCTCGTCGTCGCGGCGGGCGTCACCGGCTCGGCCATGGCCCTGCCGTTGCTCGCCACCGGCTCCGCCTCCGCGGCGGACGCCCCGACCTGGGACCGGGTCGCCGAATGCGAGTCGGGCGGCGCGTGGAGCGCCAACTTCGGCAACGGACTCTACGGCGGTCTCCAGTTCACCCAGGAGAGCTGGGAGCGGCACGGCGGCCTGGCGTACGCGCCGAGCCCCGACCTCGCCAGCCGGGCGCAGCAGATCGCCATCGCCGACAAGGCGCTCGCCGCGGGCGACACCCAGTGGGCCACCTGTGCGCCGATCGCCGGTCTGAAGAACGACGGCAAGAAGCCCGCTGTCTCCCCGGGGCCCGCCGTCAAGCCCAAGGCGTCCACGGGCCCGGTCGCCGAGTCCAACCGGACCGACGGTCAGCCGGCCGGCTCCGGGACGACCGCCACGACCCCGGCCACCCCCGTGACGCCGGCCACGCCGTCGGGCGGCGCCACGACCCCGCCCGTGACCCCGGCCACCCCCGACGGCTCCGCGACGCCGAGCACGCCGGTCACGCCCGGCACGCCGGACACCTCCGGCACGCCCGGCACGCCCGGCACGCCCGGCACGACGGACCCGGCTGCTCCCGGCACGGGCAAGCACCGCGGTGACGCTGCGCCGGAGGATTCGGGCAACTCGGACACCGCGCCCGAATCCGGGCGTCATGCGGCCCCGACTGACGGGTCGACGGGCGAGGGCGCCGACGGCGCGGAGTCGACGGAGAGCGCGGTCACCGGGGAGAAGTCGGACAACTCGGGCAAGGCTGACGAATACACCGTCAAGCCGGGTGACAGCCTGTCGGACATTGCGCAGGAGAACGCGCTGCCCGGCGGCTGGGCCGCCCTCTATGACGCCAACAAGAACACGGTCGGTGCGGACCCGGACCTCATCATCCCTGGTCAGAGCCTTGAGTTGAAGGCCGAATCCACCGTCGCGGCGGAGTAG
- a CDS encoding FtsB family cell division protein, producing the protein MAVKDRDRFSTATRIRLLGEQTAARVYRSQTRRQARRSRLTGRAAFLALVVCSLVVALAYPMRQYVSQQGEIADQQRKSAEAAQRVEELRDEKARLQDPAYVRRLAREHLHYLMPGETGFTVNDPDAEHRPRTDQGATDRPWYDNLWDGVDNADRH; encoded by the coding sequence ATGGCCGTGAAGGACCGGGACCGGTTCTCGACCGCGACCCGGATCAGGCTGCTCGGCGAGCAGACCGCCGCCCGTGTCTACCGCTCCCAGACCCGCCGGCAGGCCCGCCGCTCCCGCCTCACCGGCCGCGCGGCCTTCCTCGCGCTGGTCGTGTGCTCGCTGGTGGTGGCGCTCGCCTACCCGATGCGGCAGTACGTCTCCCAGCAGGGCGAGATCGCCGACCAGCAGCGCAAGTCCGCCGAGGCGGCGCAGCGGGTCGAGGAACTGCGGGACGAGAAGGCCCGCCTCCAGGATCCCGCCTACGTGCGCCGGCTCGCCCGCGAGCACCTGCACTACCTGATGCCCGGTGAGACCGGCTTCACCGTGAACGACCCGGACGCGGAGCACCGGCCCCGCACCGACCAGGGTGCGACGGACCGCCCCTGGTAC